One Rhododendron vialii isolate Sample 1 chromosome 2a, ASM3025357v1 genomic region harbors:
- the LOC131310635 gene encoding probable alpha,alpha-trehalose-phosphate synthase [UDP-forming] 7, with the protein MMSRSYTNLLDLASGNFPVMGREKKRLPRVMTVAGVISELDDDQANSVTSDVPSSVVVDRVIIVANQLPVKAKRRPDNKGWSFSWDEDSLLLHIKDGLPDDMEVIYVGSLRVEVDSSEQDDVSQLLLERFKCVPAFLPPDILARYYHGFCKQHLWPLFHYMIPYSASHGGRFDRSLWEAYVAANKIFSQKVIEVINPDDDYVWIHDYHLMVLPTFLRRRFNRLRMGFFLHSPFPSSEIYRTLPVREEILKALLNSDLIGFHTFDYARHFLSCCSRMLGLEYQSKRGYIGLEYYGRTVGIKIMPVGIHMGQIESVLKLADKDWRVGELKQQFEGKTVLLGVDDMDIFKGVDLKLLAMEQMLKQHPKWQGRAVLVQIANPARGKGKELEEIQAEMQATRKRINDTFGSPGYEPVVFIDRPVSLSERVAYYSVAECVVVTAVRDGMNLTPYEYIVCRQGISGSDSSSESSGGPKKSMLVVSEFIGCSPSLSGAIRVNPWNVEATAEAMNEAISMADAEKQLRHEKHYRYVSTHDVAYWSRSFFQDMERTCQDHFRRRCWGIGLSFGFRVVALDPNFRKLSIDAIVSAYSRSKSRAILLDYDGTVMPQTSINKKPSQEVISLINTLCGDVRNTVFVVSGRGRESLGKWFSPCKKLGIAAEHGYFMRWSEDKEWETCGQSNDFGWVQMAEPVMQLYTEATDGSSIEKKESALVWHHRDADPGFGSSQAKEMLDHLESVLANEPVAVKSGQFIVEVKPQGVSKGIVAEKIFTSMAEIGKQADFVLCIGDDRSDEDMFEIIGNAMNSGVLSANTSLFACTVGQKPSKAKYYLDDTTEVVIMLEALAEVSSPPPSTEVGSGSGSL; encoded by the exons ATGATGTCTAGATCGTATACCAATCTATTAGATCTAGCGTCGGGGAATTTCCCTGTGATGGGGCGCGAAAAGAAGCGCCTTCCGCGGGTAATGACAGTTGCGGGGGTTATATCTGAACTTGATGATGATCAAGCCAATAGTGTGACTTCGGATGTGCCTTCGTCAGTGGTTGTCGATCGAGTGATTATTGTGGCTAATCAGCTTCCGGTGAAAGCTAAGCGTAGACCGGATAACAAAGGGTGGAGTTTTAGTTGGGATGAGGATTCCTTGTTGTTGCATATAAAAGATGGTTTACCAGATGATATGGAGGTTATTTATGTGGGGTCATTGCGAGTAGAGGTAGATTCAAGCGAACAAGATGATGTGTCTCAGCTATTGTTGGAAAGATTTAAGTGTGTCCCAGCTTTTTTGCCTCCAGACATTTTGGCAAGATATTATCATGGCTTTTGTAAACAGCATTTGTGGCCGCTCTTCCATTACATGATACCTTACTCTGCTAGTCATGGAGGTCGATTCGATCGCTCCTTGTGGGAGGCATATGTGGCggcaaataagattttctctcaGAAGGTGATTGAGGTGATAAACCCGGATGATGACTACGTTTGGATTCATGATTACCATTTGATGGTTCTGCCAACCTTCTTGAGGCGGCGTTTCAATCGGCTGCGAATGGGTTTTTTTCTGCACAGTCCATTTCCTTCCTCTGAGATATATAGAACTTTGCCCGTTCGAGAAGAGATTCTCAAGGCCTTACTAAACTCGGACCTTATTGGTTTCCACACCTTTGACTATGCTAGGCATTTCCTTTCTTGTTGCAGTCGGATGTTGGGCTTGGAGTACCAGTCCAAAAGGGGTTATATTGGGTTGGAGTATTATGGACGGACTGTTGGGATCAAGATCATGCCGGTTGGAATCCATATGGGGCAGATCGAGTCCGTCTTGAAACTGGCGGATAAGGATTGGAGGGTTGGTGAGCTAAAGCAGCAGTTTGAAGGAAAAACTGTGTTACTTGGTGTGGATGATATGGATATTTTCAAAGGAGTCGACCTGAAGCTACTGGCAATGGAACAGATGCTCAAGCAGCACCCTAAGTGGCAGGGAAGGGCAGTATTGGTACAAATAGCAAATCCTGCTAGGGGGAAAGGGAAAGAGCTTGAGGAAATACAGGCGGAAATGCAGGCAACCCGAAAGCGAATAAATGACACTTTTGGGAGTCCTGGTTATGAACCAGTTGTTTTTATTGATAGACCAGTTTCTCTAAGCGAACGAGTTGCATATTATAGCGTTGCAGAGTGTGTTGTGGTTACGGCAGTGAGGGACGGCATGAACCTCactccgtacgagtacattgtgTGTAGGCAGGGAATCTCTGGATCTGATTCTAGTTCGGAATCTAGTGGTGGGCCCAAGAAGAGCATGCTAGTGGTATCGGAGTTCATTGGTTGCTCTCCTTCTTTAAGTGGCGCTATTCGGGTCAACCCGTGGAACGTTGAAGCAACTGCCGAAGCAATGAATGAGGCAATCTCGATGGCAGATGCGGAAAAGCAGTTGCGCCACGAGAAGCATTATAGATATGTGAGCACACACGATGTGGCATATTGGTCGAGGAGTTTCTTCCAAGATATGGAGAGAACTTGTCAGGACCACTTCAGACGACGGTGTTGGGGAATTGGGTTGAGCTTTGGTTTCCGGGTTGTAGCGCTTGATCCAAATTTCAGGAAATTGTCAATAGACGCAATTGTATCAGCTTATTCAAGATCCAAAAGTAGGGCCATTTTGTTGGATTATGATGGCACTGTGATGCCCCAAACTTCTATCAACAAGAAACCAAGTCAGGAGGTTATATCGCTTATAAATACACTCTGCGGTGATGTTAGAAATACTGTTTTTGTTGTCAGTGGACGCGGGAGAGAGAGTTTAGGGAAGTGGTTTTCTCCTTGCAAGAAACTCGGTATTGCAGCAGAACATGGATACTTCATGAG GTGGTCTGAGGATAAGGAATGGGAAACTTGTGGGCAGAGCAATGATTTTGGGTGGGTACAGATGGCTGAGCCAGTGATGCAACTATATACAGAAGCTACCGATGGTTCTTCTATTGAAAAAAAGGAGAGTGCGTTAGTTTGGCATCATAGGGATGCGGATCCAGGTTTCGGATCAAGCCAGGCGAAGGAGATGTTAGACCATCTTGAAAGTGTGCTGGCAAATGAACCTGTGGCAGTGAAAAGTGGTCAGTTCATTGTCGAAGTGAAACCCCAG GGTGTGAGTAAAGGCATAGTTGCTGaaaagatcttcacgtcaatggCCGAGATTGGAAAGCAAGCTGATTTTGTACTGTGTATCGGCGATGATAGATCCGATGAAGACATGTTTGAAATCATTGGCAATGCAATGAACAGTGGGGTCCTCTCCGCGAATACATCACTCTTTGCCTGCACTGTTGGACAGAAACCAAGTAAAGCCAAGTACTATTTGGATGATACTACCGAGGTTGTAATCATGCTCGAAGCTCTAGCCGAAGTATCGAGTCCCCCACCGTCAACAGAAGTTGGCAGCGGAAGTGGGAGCCTATGA
- the LOC131317341 gene encoding uncharacterized protein LOC131317341, which yields MNEFCKRRPPTFHGDTNPVVAKTWLNEVKMILRTLGITQDRDRVALATYQLKGEACYWWDPMEATHAIATMTFAEFETLFLDKYFPTPLPLAKEQEFLNLKQGTMTVTQYAAKFEELSRYALVTIATEDKKARRFEWGLTTARRVVVSQAFPTYAGAVKCAFRLESEENDFKTRWRKATGNTGRPIRTQPSNNNHGPYPTKPFTPTQGNQPWKTAIPESGKQKRGGQDIAIVQCFNCQAVGHYKCDCPKLQRERNGSFGNQKAQQPGQSGFEKQNPGGPLQQQNKGKQPMGT from the coding sequence atgaacgagttctgcaaacgccgacccccAACTTTTCACGGAGACACCAATCCCGTCGTGGCCAAGACATGGCTAAATGAGGTCAAAATGATCCTCAGAACCTTAGGGATCACCCAGGACAGGgatcgtgtggccttggccacgTACCAGTTGAAGGGAGAAGCCTGCTACTGGTGGGATCcgatggaggcaacccatgccatagccaccatgacatttgccgagttcGAGACTCTGTTCCTCGATAAATATTTTCCCACGCCTCTTCCcctagccaaggaacaagagtttcTAAATCTGAAACAAGGAACGATGACCGTTACCCAATACGCGGCCAAGTTCGAGGAACTGTCCCGCTACGCCCTAGTCACCATAGCAACAGAGGACAAGAAAGCGAGGAGGTTTGAATGGGGGCTGACAACTGCTAGAAGGGTTGTGGTGTCTCAAGCCTTTCCCACTTATGCCGGTGCCGTGAAGTGTGCTTTTCGATTGGAGAGTGAAGAgaatgacttcaaaacccgatggaggaaggcgacgGGCAACACTGGCAGACCGATCCGAACTCAACCTTCCAACAACAATCACGGACCCTACCCTACCAAACCCTTTACCCCGACCCAAggcaaccaaccctggaagacTGCAATCCCCGAAAGTGGCAAGCAAAAGAGAGGTGGTCAAGACATAGCGATAGTCCAGTGCTTCAACTGTCAGGCTGTGGGTCACTATAAGTGTGACTGCCCCAAACTTCAAAGAGAGAGGAATGGAAGCTTTGGAAATCAAAAGGCTCAACAACCTGGACAGTCCGGTTTTGAGAaacaaaaccctggaggcccatTGCAGcagcaaaacaagggaaaacagcCCATGGGAACATAG